The DNA sequence AGCGCGAACGGGACGCGAAGCACGCCGCAAGCGAGCGTGACGAGATAGAAGGGTGGGATCGCGACGAGCGACCCCGAGAAAACTGCGAGCGCCAGCAGACGTCGACGTTCGCGGTACCGCTCCACGCGCGAAAGCAACTGCCGCGCCCGTGCAGGCAACCGCTCGGGCGCCCAACGGGTCACCCCGTAGAGCACGCACTTGGCTGACATTTGGCCGAGTGCGCAGCCCGTCACCAACGCCGGAAGTGCAGACGAGGGTATGAGCATGGCGGCGCCGATCACGACAACTTCCGTGTTGATCCAAGGCAGAATTCCGCCCGCAACACAGGTCAGTGCGGCGCCGAGCAGGACGTTGGCATCCATGGCTATCGCACCCCCCTGAGGATGAGGTAGAAGCTCCCTCCCATGAGCACGTGGGCCACGTCTATGTGGTTGAACCACGGTCCGAAGGAGAAGCCGACGACGTACACGGCGCCGGTGAGCATGGAGAGCGAAAGGCCTCGAGCGATCCACACTCCGGTGGTGTGACCAGGTCGAGCCGCGGTCTCTTCGACCACGATCACGGGGATGAGTCCAAGCGCGGAGTTCGCGATTACCAGCATGATCTCGGGGCCGACGACGACGTTCATGCTTACGAACACCAGGAGCTGAAGGGCTACGAGACGCTCGATCGCGACGCCCCACCGCTTGCCTGCATGAATCCGGGCGGTCGCGCGTTGCGCGAAGTACGTGGAGACCCCGCTTCCAAGATTCGACATCCACCGCACGAGGATCAGCTGGTTCTCGGTCAGCTGATGCCGGAACCCGTGTTTGACGACACCCGCCAGAGTGGCGAACGACATCAAGAGGAAGAACGCGCCCCACAGAGTCGCCGCCGGCGCTCGCGATGAACGCAACGATCGGTAGTAGAGCAGGCACTGTCCGGCGAGCAGCAGATTCGTTCCTGCCGTGACGGGGGCCCGGATGGTCAGGCCGGCCACTTCGATCCAGGTGGCATCCATGGCTCACCTTCACCTCCGCGCGGCGGAGTGGTGCCGATTCCACCATCGAAACGCCTCGGTCAACCCGACCTCGGGTGGCACGGAGGGGTCCCACCCCAGGACGTCGCGGGCCCGCTTTGACGTGAAAGGGTTGTCGCGGGTCAGCATGTCGAACGTGCCGCGCGCATGCCGCGCGAGGTCACCCCGGCCGAGCACGCGGAGCGCCACCCTCAGTGCGGTGAAGCCCGCCCGCCCGACTCGGTGTGGGACGTCGGGTGCGTAGATCTTCCGCTCGAGACCCTCGGCCGCACAGCTAACGAGGTCGCTCACGGTGACCGGGAAATCGTTCGTGAGGTGGAAGACGAGCCCCGCCGCCGCGTCACACGTCGCCGCGAGAATCGCTCCCTCCGCCACGCTGCCCACGTGCACGAGCGCGAGTGTAGTGCGGCCGCCTCCGATCCGGGGGAAGATTCCCCGCTGCAGTACCGGCGCGACACGAGGGGCGAACTGCCGGTCTCGTCGGCCGTACATGACCGCCGGCCGCACGACGCACGTCCAGGTCCGTCCGGTCCGATGCGCGTGCAGGACGATGTGCTCCGCCCCCTGCTTGCTGCGACCATACACGTCGTGCGCGGGTAGCTCGGGCACCGGCACGGTCTCGTCCGTCGGCGTGCAGCGGTAACGCGCCTGCCCGAACACGGCGGTACTACTCACGTGCACGAGCCTCGCCCCGGCGGCCGTCGCTGCGTCGACGACGCCGCGTGTGCCCTCGACGTTGCCGCGGCGGAATGCCTCCCAGTCGCCTCCCGCCCCGATCGTCGCGGCGGCATGGAAGATCACGTCGCATCCCTTCGCGGCGCCGAGTAGCGACGCGCCGTCCTCGAGCCTGCCGACGGCCAGCTCGGCGCCACACTCCTGCAGCCACGCTGCTCCCGCGTGGTCCCGCACCAGGGCCCGAACTTCCCAGCCCTCCAGAAGCAGCCGCTCCACGATGTGCGAGCCGAGCATACCGGTCGCGCCGGTCACCAATGCACGGCGGCTCATCGGAGCCCTCCGGCAGCGTCGCGCGTAGGTAGTGCATACGCGATCACGTGGTCGCCCAGCCGCGACTTCATGCCGTCGTGACCGCCCGCCGCGACTACGATGAACTGCCGAGCACCGTCGCGGGCGCGGTACGTCATCGGTGACGACTGCAGCGAAGCCGGCAGCTTCGCCGACCACACCATCTCACCGCTCTGCAGGTCGTACGCCCGGAGGCGCCGGTCCATGCTCGCGCCGATGAATATCAGACCGCCCGTGATGAGCGGACCGCCCATATTCGGTGATCCCCAGCGCTTCGGGGCCGGCACATTGGTGAGGTCGGTCACGGTTCCGAGCGGCACTTCCCAAGCGAGCTCACCGGTCCGCATGTCGACAGCGTGCAGCATCCCCCACGGGGGCGACGTGCAGGGAATCCCCAGCGGTGAGAGGAGAGGTTCGCGCTTTACGGCGTAAGGTGTGTGTTCTTGGGCTGCGAGGGTGAACTTCGCGCCCTCACGGGGTGGGGGACTCCGGTCTGCAACTTCCCGCGGGATGAGAGTCGATACCATCGCCAACCGGTTCGTGTTCGTGACGAGCAACCCCGTAGACGGATCGAAAGCGACACCGCCCCACCCCATCCCTCCGATGAACCCCGGATACGCGATCGTGCCCCGCACGCTGGGCGGAGCGTACATGCCATCGGAGCGGTGCTTCTCGATCTTCTCCCGGCACGCTGCCCTGTCCCACGGCGTCAGGCCCCACGCGTCCTCGGGATCCATGTTCTGCGGCGTGAGCGGCCGAGGCAGTTGCGGTACGGGCTGCGTGGGCGAGACAACCTCACCGGGCACGTCGGATCCTGGGACCGGCTGTTCCAGGATGGGGAAGAGCGGCTCGCCGGTGAGCCGGTGAAAAGCGAACAGGTAGCCCATCTTCGTGCTCTGGACCACGGCGGGTACCTGCTCACCGTCGCGCTCGAGAGTGATCAGCGCAGCAGGCGCGGGCAGATCGTAGTCCCAGAGGTCGTGATGCACCATCTGGAAGTGCCACACGACCTCACCGGTCGACGCCCGGAGCGCAACTAGAGAATTCGCGAAGCGATTGTCGCCAGGACGCAGCCCCCCGTAGTGGTCTGGGCTCGGGCTGCCTGTCGGCACGAATACGAGGTCGTTTTCGACATCGGGCGTAATCGTCGCCCACGTATTCGCGGCCCCCGCGGGGATCTTCTCCCCGTTCGGTAACGTGCCCTCGACACCGATCAGCGGTTCCCACGTCCAGCGCAACTCGCCCGTGCGTATGTCGAACGCCCGCACGGCTCCACTCGGTCCGTCTGCGAAGTGACTGTCCCATATGCTCGAGCCGACCACCACGACGTCGTTGATGACCGCGGGCGGGGCGGTGTGCTTGAACTGCTCGCGCCGTCCCTCCAGACGCTCAATCCCGATCCCGAGGTCGATGCCCTCGCCGTGGGCGAAGTCCGAGCACGGAACACCCGTCTTCGCGTCGAGTGTGAAGAGGCGCGCATCGAACGCCGCATGCACGATTCGGGTCGCGCACTCGTCAACGGAGCGACGCTTCGGATCTACCCAATAAGAGAGCCCGCGGGACGTGACCATGGTCTGGAAGTCGTCGGTGCGATCCACGCCGGGGTCGAACGTCCAGAGCTCCTGTCCGGTTTCGGCATCGAGTGCCACGGCCCGACTGTACGGCGTCGCGATGTAGAGGATACCGTCGAGCATGATCGGGGTCGCCTCAAAGGCGGTCCCCGCCATGCCTCCGCCGTGGCCGTGCACGTCGCCGGTCCGGTATGTCCATGCGACCTCGAGATACTCGACCGTCTCGGCAGTGATGTCCGAGAGCGGCGAGTGATGAGTGCCCCCGAAGCCGTCAGCCGCGGGCCATTCGTACGACCGCCAGCCCGGTACGAACGTGGCGGCCGGCCGCACGATCTCGGCGGTGTATATGGCGATGAACGAGAGGCCCAGTGCGGTCCAAAACGCGTAGCTCTTCTTCGACATGAGATCCTCCGGTCGCTGTGTGCGATGCCGTCGATCTCACGTTCTCCTATTCAGAGCTCGCGCTCTCTGCGTCATGCAACGCAATGGACGCGCGAAAGGTGCCTAGACCGTGGAGGGAGGTGCCTCAGAGTCTACGTAGAGCGCGCCGGAGGGACGCGTAGGCACGTGTAGACTACCGGACGTGGCGCCCCTACCGCGTCAGCAGATGCGTCACCTTCAATATCAGTCGCCGGTCCCGGTACTCGTTGAGTATGCTGAGGCCGGTGGGGTCGTCGACGTCGCGGCGCAACTCGTCGTACACGACGTAGATGTCGCTGCCGGGCCTGTATGTGTAGCGGAAGCGCGCGCTCGTGCTCCACTGATCCGTCGCCGAGTTGTACTGGGAGATCGTGCGCAGCGTCATGGCGGGCGACAGCGCGTAGTCGATGCGCAGCGACGCGAGCTCGACATCGAACGCAGCCGCGGGCAGCTCGATGTCGTTGCGTGCATAGGACCCCTCGGCGGAGAGCCTACTCGAGAGCCGTGCCCCGAGCGTGACTCTCTTGTCCGTGCGCGTGCCGTCGTAGAAGTCCTGCGGCGAGTAGTTCAACCCGTAGTAGAAGCTGCGTGACGGATTGCTAGTGAACGATATTCGCCACTCGCCGAACGTGTATCCTCCCGGGGCGATCGCGACTCCGTCCCGCACCACGAAGGGCTCGTCGAGCCGCTCGTAGTTGCGGTTGTACCACAGGTTGAGGAACGCGCCGTTGTCGAAGCGGGTGCCCACCATCGTGTGCCACCGACGCGAGACGAGCCGGTTCTGTTGGTCGGTGGTGTAGATGATGTTCACCATGGGCTGCATGACGCGGATGCCCAAGCGGTCGGGTCGCGGGTTCCTCTCGAAGTGCAGCTTGCTCGTGCGAATACCCCTGCGTGGCAGGAAGCCGACCTCGGGATTGAAGTTGTCGCCGAGGTCGGCGAACTCGCCGTAGATCCGCCAACTCTGATCCAACCAGGTGGCGTTCAGGTAGCTGGCGCTCTCACCACCGTCCTCGATGCCGGGCGTTTCGGTCCTCGCGATGAATCCCGTGACCGTGAACGCATCATGCGGCACCAGCGTCATGTCGACGGCGAACGTGCGATTGAAGTGGTCGCCATCGGTCTCGCTCTTGTTGATGAAGAGACCACCGACCCTCGAGCGGGACAGGAAGTGCCGACTGTATCGCGCGACCAGGAAATTCTCGCCCGATCGACCAAAGGCGTTGTCGGTCTGCACGTTCAACACCGCGATGTCGTTTCTGCCGACCTTACCCGTCAGCCGGGCGCCCGCGAGAATCGGGACTTGCTCACCCGTCGGCGAGAGCCCGATACGACGCGTGAAGAACAGCTCGGCCAGCCGGTTGAAGGCCGTCGCCGAACCCACCTTGAACTGCCCCGAGTTCTCCAGAAAAAAGTCACGCTTCTCGGGGAAGAATAGCGGGAAGCGGGTCAGGTTGACCTGCTCGTCGTCGACTTCGGCTTGGGCGAAGTCGGTGTTTACGGTGACGTCGAGGTTGAGTCCTGCGCTCAGACCGTACTTGACGTCGATCCCCATATCACGCTGGAAGGAGTCGTCCACGACTCCCGCATCCGTCACCCGACTAGCGCCACTCGTGACAAACGGCGTGATGCGCAGATCGCTACCACGTGCGAGAGAGCTCATGCCGGTGAGTGTGCCCGCGAGGCTCACCTTCGAGATCGCATACGGCTTGGGAATCGGAGCCCAGAACGCCTGTTCGTTCCTGCGCCCGATGTTGCGCATGAGGTTCATTCCCCAGCTCTGCGAGTCAGACTCCGGAAATCGGAGTGTGACCCACGGGATCGCTATCTCGGCGATCCAGCCGTCCGGCGTCTGGCGTGCGGCGACGTGCCAGACGCCGTCCCAGTCGCGGTTGATGTTGGGGGTCGCCCTTCCCGGGAGTCCGCCCTCTCCCTCGTTGAAGACTTGCTGATCCAGCTGCGCGCCGAGGGGATTGGTCACGAACATGTAGCCGGAGCGGCCATCCCGGAACGTATCCAGGATGATTTGGAAGTTGTCCTCACTCAGGATTCGGTCGGAGTCCCGCCTCATTTCGGTGGCTGTGACCCCTGCCGGCGACGAATCGAACGCGCGCACGCCCAGGTACAGCGCATTCCGATCGTACATCAGTAGAACCTCCGTGCGCTCCGAGGACGGGGCTCCCTCGTCTGGCTCCTGCTGGGTAAAAGCATCGAGTAGCGCCGCGTCACGCCAAATCGCCTCGTCCAAGGCGCCGTCGATCACCGGGCTCTCCTCTACGTAGACAGGGGCGACATTAGGCACCTGGCGGCCATCTTGAGCCGCTAGCGGGACCGCCACCGCGGCTGCGTTCACAGCCAACACGAAACAGGTCCAGGGAACGAAGGCGGAGCGATTCCGTGAGAACTCTGTCATCTACGCGCGCTTTGCTCGGGGCGGTGGCTGCGGCCCTCGCTGAGTCCTGGGGGCCCGCGAGTATAGCCAGAGGACTCCGCTACGTGAATTCGCCGCTGGCGACGACCCCTTCTCCGTCTCTACGTTGATCGAGCGTTTCAGCTAGGCGCACGGGTCTCGTGTCGGCCGGTGAGGGCCGGGAGCAGGAGGCTCGAAGGAGGAAATAGGCGAGATCAAGAGGCCACAGTTCTCGAATATCGATGCGTGGGGGCTTACGCACGCCGGCAAGGCTCGCGCGGACAACCAGGATCACTTCTTCTTGGGTGCCCTCGCGCGCGGCGTGCGTGTGGACCGAACGAGCATCGGTGACGCAGACAGCCGGATATTGCATGCCGAGCGCCTCGCGACCCTGGCGATGGTCGCGGATGGCGTCGGCGGAAGAGCGGGCGGGGAGGAAGCTGCTCGCCTCGCCGTATCGGAATTGGTGTCCTCGGTGTCGAAGACCTTCCACCAGGCTGACCTTGCCGAAGCGAGCGATCCAGAAGTCTTCTCCCGACTCCTCCACGATGCTGCGCTAGCGTGTCACGAGAGCCTGCTCAAGAAGGCCGAGCATGAAGGCGACGGGCGGGGCTTCGCCACGACGCTCACGCTGTTCCTGGGCCTGTGGCCGCACGCGTATCTGTTGCAGGTCGGTGATTCGCGCTGCTACATCTACCAGGACGGTGAGCTGACTCAGATCAGCAGAGACCAGACGTGGGCTCAGGACCTCATCGACGACGGCACGCTCACGCAGACGGTGGCCCAGGGCAGCAGGTGGGCGAACGTGTTATCGAGCGCCATGGGCGGCAAGCAGGCCGAACCGGTCGTGACGCGATTCGTGCGCGATTGGGGCTCGGTGCTCCTTATCTGCACTGACGGACTCACGAAGCACGTCTCCGACGAGCGTATCGAGCAGCGCCTCTCGTCGATGCAGAGCGCCCGAGAGACCGCGGAGCTGCTGCTGCAGGACGCGTTGGACGGGGGTGGCAGCGACAACGTCACCCTGATCGTGGGCCGCACGGTGCGGCCGGTCGAGGGCTGACCCTGAATTCATCGGCGATTCGCATGACCAGGCCTCTCTGCATGTCGCTCGCGGCGCTCCTG is a window from the Gemmatimonadota bacterium genome containing:
- a CDS encoding NAD-dependent epimerase/dehydratase family protein; this translates as MSRRALVTGATGMLGSHIVERLLLEGWEVRALVRDHAGAAWLQECGAELAVGRLEDGASLLGAAKGCDVIFHAAATIGAGGDWEAFRRGNVEGTRGVVDAATAAGARLVHVSSTAVFGQARYRCTPTDETVPVPELPAHDVYGRSKQGAEHIVLHAHRTGRTWTCVVRPAVMYGRRDRQFAPRVAPVLQRGIFPRIGGGRTTLALVHVGSVAEGAILAATCDAAAGLVFHLTNDFPVTVSDLVSCAAEGLERKIYAPDVPHRVGRAGFTALRVALRVLGRGDLARHARGTFDMLTRDNPFTSKRARDVLGWDPSVPPEVGLTEAFRWWNRHHSAARR
- a CDS encoding carbohydrate binding family 9 domain-containing protein, with amino-acid sequence MTEFSRNRSAFVPWTCFVLAVNAAAVAVPLAAQDGRQVPNVAPVYVEESPVIDGALDEAIWRDAALLDAFTQQEPDEGAPSSERTEVLLMYDRNALYLGVRAFDSSPAGVTATEMRRDSDRILSEDNFQIILDTFRDGRSGYMFVTNPLGAQLDQQVFNEGEGGLPGRATPNINRDWDGVWHVAARQTPDGWIAEIAIPWVTLRFPESDSQSWGMNLMRNIGRRNEQAFWAPIPKPYAISKVSLAGTLTGMSSLARGSDLRITPFVTSGASRVTDAGVVDDSFQRDMGIDVKYGLSAGLNLDVTVNTDFAQAEVDDEQVNLTRFPLFFPEKRDFFLENSGQFKVGSATAFNRLAELFFTRRIGLSPTGEQVPILAGARLTGKVGRNDIAVLNVQTDNAFGRSGENFLVARYSRHFLSRSRVGGLFINKSETDGDHFNRTFAVDMTLVPHDAFTVTGFIARTETPGIEDGGESASYLNATWLDQSWRIYGEFADLGDNFNPEVGFLPRRGIRTSKLHFERNPRPDRLGIRVMQPMVNIIYTTDQQNRLVSRRWHTMVGTRFDNGAFLNLWYNRNYERLDEPFVVRDGVAIAPGGYTFGEWRISFTSNPSRSFYYGLNYSPQDFYDGTRTDKRVTLGARLSSRLSAEGSYARNDIELPAAAFDVELASLRIDYALSPAMTLRTISQYNSATDQWSTSARFRYTYRPGSDIYVVYDELRRDVDDPTGLSILNEYRDRRLILKVTHLLTR
- a CDS encoding pyrroloquinoline quinone-dependent dehydrogenase, with the protein product MSKKSYAFWTALGLSFIAIYTAEIVRPAATFVPGWRSYEWPAADGFGGTHHSPLSDITAETVEYLEVAWTYRTGDVHGHGGGMAGTAFEATPIMLDGILYIATPYSRAVALDAETGQELWTFDPGVDRTDDFQTMVTSRGLSYWVDPKRRSVDECATRIVHAAFDARLFTLDAKTGVPCSDFAHGEGIDLGIGIERLEGRREQFKHTAPPAVINDVVVVGSSIWDSHFADGPSGAVRAFDIRTGELRWTWEPLIGVEGTLPNGEKIPAGAANTWATITPDVENDLVFVPTGSPSPDHYGGLRPGDNRFANSLVALRASTGEVVWHFQMVHHDLWDYDLPAPAALITLERDGEQVPAVVQSTKMGYLFAFHRLTGEPLFPILEQPVPGSDVPGEVVSPTQPVPQLPRPLTPQNMDPEDAWGLTPWDRAACREKIEKHRSDGMYAPPSVRGTIAYPGFIGGMGWGGVAFDPSTGLLVTNTNRLAMVSTLIPREVADRSPPPREGAKFTLAAQEHTPYAVKREPLLSPLGIPCTSPPWGMLHAVDMRTGELAWEVPLGTVTDLTNVPAPKRWGSPNMGGPLITGGLIFIGASMDRRLRAYDLQSGEMVWSAKLPASLQSSPMTYRARDGARQFIVVAAGGHDGMKSRLGDHVIAYALPTRDAAGGLR
- a CDS encoding serine/threonine-protein phosphatase, with the protein product MGALARGVRVDRTSIGDADSRILHAERLATLAMVADGVGGRAGGEEAARLAVSELVSSVSKTFHQADLAEASDPEVFSRLLHDAALACHESLLKKAEHEGDGRGFATTLTLFLGLWPHAYLLQVGDSRCYIYQDGELTQISRDQTWAQDLIDDGTLTQTVAQGSRWANVLSSAMGGKQAEPVVTRFVRDWGSVLLICTDGLTKHVSDERIEQRLSSMQSARETAELLLQDALDGGGSDNVTLIVGRTVRPVEG